From one Solidesulfovibrio sp. genomic stretch:
- the lnt gene encoding apolipoprotein N-acyltransferase, with protein sequence MAEAFARNPRHPRQTTVTTATILAVLGAWLGFANPVYRLPILVLALPAGLAFAAVRAPSAKAAAKAGYTIGAVSACACLYWTVLPVHDFGNMPWPLALPIPVLVGLVLGLYAMALALLLRLGAERLPPWLFGPYCALAWTVMEMARGTLFTGFPWLTLAAAFSPWPAAIQGAAFIGAYGLSGVLAALAAWPAVYGPLSRQGLAAVALLGALFFLGNGRADRPAPRDGTIHATIVQGNVDQSRKWDPEAQLETVEKYLALSRQAQKDAPTDLLVWPETAMPFSFQDHDRLATSLTDFVAATGTPLLFGAPAYERIPGGNVLYNRAYLLSPSGEEAFYDKEHLVPFGEYVPLGRYLPFIHKLVDGLGDFRPGRAEAPLRQGRLALGTLICYEAIFPELAQQRVAAGANLLVNISNDAWFGNSAAPRQHLDLALLRAVEQGRAIVRGTNTGISAVIDPRGRIMAQGGLFTTLALPCPEVPVVSETTWYHRNYSLIQWAAPILLALACLACAVLPKRRAPSSGRGITL encoded by the coding sequence ATGGCCGAGGCTTTTGCGCGAAACCCGAGGCACCCGCGACAGACCACCGTGACAACAGCAACCATCCTGGCCGTCCTCGGGGCTTGGCTCGGCTTTGCCAACCCCGTGTACCGCCTGCCCATCCTGGTCCTGGCCCTGCCGGCCGGCTTGGCTTTCGCCGCCGTGCGCGCCCCTTCGGCCAAGGCCGCGGCCAAGGCCGGCTACACCATCGGCGCGGTCTCGGCCTGCGCCTGCCTGTACTGGACGGTCCTGCCCGTCCACGACTTCGGCAACATGCCCTGGCCCCTGGCCCTGCCCATCCCCGTGCTGGTGGGCCTGGTGCTCGGGCTCTACGCCATGGCCCTGGCCCTGCTGCTGCGCCTGGGGGCCGAACGGCTGCCGCCGTGGCTGTTCGGCCCGTATTGCGCCCTGGCCTGGACGGTCATGGAGATGGCCCGGGGGACCTTGTTCACGGGCTTTCCCTGGCTCACCCTGGCCGCGGCCTTTTCGCCCTGGCCGGCGGCCATCCAGGGCGCGGCCTTCATCGGCGCCTACGGCCTGTCCGGGGTCCTGGCCGCCCTGGCCGCCTGGCCGGCGGTCTACGGCCCGCTGTCCCGCCAGGGCCTCGCCGCCGTGGCCCTGCTCGGGGCGCTCTTTTTCCTCGGCAACGGCCGCGCCGACCGGCCCGCCCCCCGGGACGGGACCATCCACGCCACCATCGTCCAGGGCAACGTGGACCAAAGCCGCAAATGGGACCCCGAAGCCCAGCTCGAAACCGTGGAAAAATACCTCGCCCTGTCGCGCCAGGCCCAGAAAGACGCGCCCACGGACCTGCTCGTGTGGCCCGAGACGGCCATGCCCTTCTCCTTCCAGGACCATGACCGCCTGGCCACGAGCCTGACCGATTTCGTGGCCGCCACCGGGACGCCGCTCCTTTTCGGCGCGCCGGCCTACGAACGCATCCCGGGCGGCAACGTGCTGTACAACCGGGCCTACCTGCTGTCCCCGTCCGGGGAGGAGGCCTTCTACGACAAGGAGCACCTCGTCCCCTTCGGCGAATACGTGCCCCTGGGCCGATACCTGCCGTTCATCCACAAGCTGGTGGACGGCCTGGGCGATTTCCGGCCGGGCCGCGCGGAAGCGCCGTTGCGCCAGGGCCGCCTTGCCCTGGGCACGCTCATCTGCTATGAAGCGATTTTTCCGGAACTGGCGCAACAGCGCGTGGCGGCCGGGGCCAACCTCCTGGTCAACATCTCCAACGACGCCTGGTTCGGCAATTCCGCCGCCCCGCGCCAACACCTCGACCTGGCCCTGCTGCGGGCCGTGGAGCAGGGACGGGCCATCGTCCGGGGCACCAATACGGGCATTTCCGCCGTGATCGATCCCCGGGGCCGGATCATGGCCCAGGGCGGGCTTTTCACCACCCTGGCCCTGCCCTGCCCGGAGGTCCCCGTGGTGTCGGAAACGACCTGGTATCACCGCAATTATAGCCTCATCCAGTGGGCGGCGCCCATCCTGCTGGCCCTGGCCTGCCTGGCCTGCGCCGTCCTGCCCAAACGCCGCGCCCCCTCGTCCGGACGCGGCATAACCCTGTAA
- the prfB gene encoding peptide chain release factor 2 (programmed frameshift), whose translation MLQYAELRTLGAELLTKFDEFWRRLDLERSRKRLAAIEAELSKPGAWDAPERLTPVLREKSALSAKVDGGEKLLAAREDLDEWLTMAKDDGSPEILDALAEQIESLGAQLADAELAAFFGPEDNADAILEIHPGAGGTEAQDWAEMLLRMYRRWAERKHFDVKELDFLPGDEAGVKSVTLQISGPYAYGLLAAEKGIHRLIRISPFDSSGRRHTSFASVDVYPDAGVDIDIEVKEEDLRVDVFRASGPGGQHVNKTSSAIRITHLPTNIVVQCQNEKSQHRNRETAMKVLKARLYDLELKKIQAEKQESYDSKNAIGFGSQIRTYTMQPYRLVKDHRTAVEAGDVEAVLDGELDKFIRGFLLRGGNET comes from the exons ATGCTGCAATACGCGGAACTGCGCACCCTCGGCGCCGAGCTTTTGACCAAATTCGACGAATTCTGGAGGCGTCTT GACCTGGAACGAAGCAGGAAACGCCTGGCTGCAATCGAAGCGGAACTGTCCAAACCCGGAGCCTGGGACGCCCCCGAGCGCCTGACCCCGGTGTTGCGCGAGAAAAGCGCGCTTAGCGCCAAGGTCGACGGCGGCGAGAAGCTCCTGGCCGCCCGCGAGGACCTCGACGAATGGCTGACCATGGCCAAGGACGACGGCAGCCCCGAAATCCTCGACGCCCTGGCCGAGCAGATCGAAAGCCTGGGCGCGCAACTCGCCGACGCCGAGCTGGCCGCCTTTTTCGGCCCCGAGGACAACGCCGACGCCATCCTCGAGATCCATCCCGGCGCCGGCGGCACCGAGGCCCAGGACTGGGCCGAGATGCTGCTGCGCATGTACCGCCGCTGGGCCGAGCGCAAGCACTTCGACGTCAAGGAGCTGGACTTCCTGCCCGGCGACGAGGCCGGCGTCAAAAGCGTCACCCTGCAGATCTCCGGCCCCTACGCCTACGGGCTGCTGGCCGCCGAAAAAGGCATCCACCGGCTGATTCGCATCTCGCCCTTCGACTCCTCGGGCCGGCGCCACACCTCCTTCGCCTCGGTGGACGTCTATCCCGACGCGGGCGTGGACATCGACATCGAGGTCAAGGAAGAGGACCTGCGGGTGGACGTCTTTCGCGCCTCGGGCCCGGGCGGCCAGCACGTCAACAAGACCTCCTCGGCCATCCGCATCACTCACCTGCCCACCAACATCGTGGTCCAGTGCCAAAACGAGAAGTCGCAGCACAGAAACCGCGAAACGGCCATGAAAGTGCTCAAGGCCAGGCTTTACGACCTGGAGCTCAAAAAGATACAAGCCGAGAAGCAGGAAAGCTACGACTCGAAAAACGCCATCGGTTTCGGTTCGCAGATACGGACCTACACCATGCAGCCCTACCGCCTGGTCAAGGACCACCGCACCGCGGTGGAGGCCGGCGACGTCGAGGCGGTGCTCGACGGCGAGTTGGACAAATTCATACGCGGCTTTTTGCTGCGGGGCGGCAATGAAACGTAA